A single Cannabis sativa cultivar Pink pepper isolate KNU-18-1 chromosome 7, ASM2916894v1, whole genome shotgun sequence DNA region contains:
- the LOC115696610 gene encoding uncharacterized protein LOC115696610, translating into MPTWKMYTRREDPLSHLKYFEIQMDLQGVRGVVCCRIFPATLSKAAQQCYFKLTPGKFNSWKAFSSKFHAQFSSSRQLLLHLGDLVEVKQRPGEPLRAYISKFMKEATMISRVTEHGKLSAILGGIEVLGELWKDIRKNGLVDSMSDFLDRPEGFIKLEEAIQRAEGEPKPRKAKAPSTGMSTQLPHYPSNSSSNGKRSNNNNRQGNGKKGKFAGKIEQAPRENQAEYTAFTILTEDIESVYMGTQSLAPYKKPAPMRKDVTKRNMAKKNNRHVQKYVKADQNQRVDNNQDLLPPPVYGHLEVIIGGSPIAGDSGKARERFPHNDPLVVKVQIANKMVARTMIDNGASFNILFKTTYEKMGLQLKDLTPCLLAIYSFSGQGVAPLGRIRLPLTVGQAPTSMTVMAQFLVLDVPSAFNVMLGRLALYDLKVVTSIFHSCLKFPTKNGVGCLRGNQQTARE; encoded by the exons ATGCCGACCTGGAAGATGTACACTCGACgagaagatcctctttcccaCCTCAAATATTTCGAGATTCAAATGGATCTGCAGGGGGTACGAGGAGTCGTATGTTGCAGAATTTTTCCTGCTACCCTCTCGAAAGCCGCCCAACAATGTTATTTCAAGCTCACACCTGGAAAGTTCAACTCATGGAAAGCTTTCTCCTcgaaattccatgcacaattctcctcctctCGCCAACTTCTGTTGCACCTAGGAGACCTGGTCGAAGTCAAGCAAAGACCAGGCGAGCCTCTCCGAGCTTACATCAGCAAATTCATGAAGGAGGCGACTATGATTTCACGAGTAACTGAACATGGAAAGTTGTCCGCGATACTAGGGGGCATAGAAGTCCTTGGTGAGctttggaaggatataaggaagaacggtCTGGTAGACTCGATGAGCGATTTTCTCGACCGTCCTGAAGGCTTCATCAAACTTGAAGAGGCTATtcagcgagcagaaggtgagccAAAACCTCGCAAGGCTAAAGCTCCGTCCACTGGAATGTCCACCCAACTCCCCCATTACCCAAGTAATTCAAGCTCAAATGGTAAACgttccaacaacaacaatagacaagggaatgggaagaagggaaagttcgcTGGTAAAATCGAACAAGCTCCCCGGGAGAATCAAGCAGAGTACACTGCATTTACCATCTTGACTGAGGATATAGAAAGTGTTTACATGGGGACTCAGTCACTAGccccgtacaagaagcccgcGCCCATGAGAAAAGATGTCACCAAGAGAAACATGGCCAA GAAAAATAACCGGCATgtacagaagtatgtcaaggctgATCAAAATCAGAGAGTTGATAATAACCAAGACTTGCTACCTCCACCGGTTTATGGACATCTGgaagtcatcattggaggctCGCCCATAGCTggagattcgggcaaagctcgggagag GTTTCCGCACAACGACCCGTTGGTCGTAAAGGTCCAGATAGCCAACAAgatggtggccagaaccatgatagataatggagcctcttTTAACATCTTATTCAAGACTACctatgaaaagatggggctccagctcaaggatCTAACCCCCTGTCTCCTGGCTATATATAGTTTCTCCGGCCAAGGAGTCGCACCTCTAGGACGAATTCgactacccctcactgttggacaagccCCGACAAGCATGACTGTCATGGCACAATTTCTGGTattagatgttccttcagccttcAACGTCATGCTAGGCCGACTAGctttgtatgacttaaaggttGTCACGTCGATATTCCACTCATGCCTGAAGTTTCCAAcgaagaatggggtagggtgtctaagaGGAAACCAGCAGACTGCTCGGGAATAA